In Methanocella paludicola SANAE, the sequence CGCTTGAGACGCTGGCCGTGCTCGCGGGCACTGCCCAGTTCAACACGGTGTTCACGGCCCTGCAGATGTACGTGTTCGGCGTCTTCACCACGATTTACATGCCCTGTATCGCCACCGTGACCATGCTCAACCGGGTCGTGGGCCTGAAGGATACCATACTGATCACGGGCCTGACCTTCCTGCTGGCCCTGGTCATAAGCGGGCTGATAGCGAACCTGGTGCCGCTCCTGGCGGCGCTCATTTAAAAAAACTACTCGACCTGGGGCATATAATAGTACTCGCCGATGCTCTTTTGCTCACGGTCAAGGTTTGACTCGGGCTTATTAACGCGGGGCCTGCGGGTCTCCTCGTCCCGCCTGAACGTGATATCCAGGTTCGAGAGGAACCGGTTCATGCCCTCCCGCATCTCGAAGGGCCCGTGCACCTCGCCGCTCACGCCCGGCTCGCCGTCGAACACCAGCAGGCGGTCCGACAGCAGGTCGATCATGTAGATGTCGTGGTCGATGACCAGCATTGTGACGTCGTTGTTCTCGGCAAAGCGCTTGATGACCTTGGTCGCCATGGTGCGCTGCTCTACGTCCAGGTGAGCGGACGGCTCATCTAAAATGAACATGTCGGCGTCCTTGCCAAGGCACGCCGCTATCGCAACACGCTGGAGCTCGCCTCCGGACAGCTCGTTAACGTTACAGTCCATGAGGCGCTGGATCTGCATGGGGACGAGGATCTCGCTGTTGTAGTAGCTGGTGTCGAACTTCTTGTTGATCGAGCCCAGGAGCGCGCCCACGCTCATCTCGGTGTCGGCCTTCACGTACTGGGGCTTATATGATATCTTTACCTTGAAATCGAGCTCGCCCTTGTCCGGCTTAAGCTCGCCCGCGAGCAGCCGGGCGAAGGTGCTCTTGCCGATGCCGTTGGGGCCCACGACGCCGACGACCTCCCTTTTCCGCAGCTCGCCGCCCTTGACGTCCAGCCTGAACGTGCCCAGGGTCTTCGTGAGCGCCGGGAATGCCGTGAGGGCCTGGACTTCCTTCTGGGGCCGGGGCGCCTTGACCTCGAACTCGATGGGCGTCGGCCGGATGCGGATGTTCTCCTCGGGCAGGTAGCCGCGCAGGTATTCGTTAATGCCCACGCGCACACCCTTGGGGTGGGTTATGACGCCGTAGCCCCCGGGCTCGCCGTAGGCGACGTGCACCACGTCCGCCAGAAGGTCCAGGATCGCCAGGTCATGCTCTACGACCATGATGTTCTTATCCTCGCCCATCCGCTTGATCATCCGGGCCATCCGTATCCGCTGGAAGATGTCCAGGTACGGGGTGACCTCGTCGAAGAAGTAGAAGTCGGCCTCGCGCATGGCGCATGCCGCGATGGCCACTCGCTGGAGCTCGCCGCCCGAGAGCCCGCTGATGTCCCGGTCGAGGATGACGCCGAGGTCGAGCTCCTTGACGACTTCGTCGAAGATCTTCCTCTCGTCCGTTTTACGTAAAAGGTCTATGACCTTACCCTTGAAGGCTTTAGGAATGAGGTCGATATACTGGGGCTTCTGGGCAGTCTTCATCTCCTTTTTAGAGACACGACGCATGTAGTCCTGAAGCTCCGAGCCTGCGAAGAACTTGTAGACGTCCTCCCAGGTGGTGTCGGACTTTCCCAGGTTGGGCATTATCTGGCCCGACAAGATCTTAACGGCCGTGGTCTTGCCGATGCCGTTGACGCCCAGGATGCCGCTCACGCGGCCGCGGGACGGCACGGGCAGGCCATAGAGGGCGAAGCCGTTACCGCCATACCTGTGTGTAAGCTGGCCTGCCAGCTTATCGGGCAGGCCGATGATCATGATGGCCTGGGTGGGGCACTTCTTGACGCAAATGCCGCAGCCGACGCACAGTTCCTCGGAGATGACCGCTTTCCCTTCGTCTCCTATTCGGACGGTCTCGTCCCCGGTACGTACCTTGGGGCAGTACTTAATGCATTCAGAGCTGCATTTTCTAGGGTGGCAGCGGTCCTTCTCGATGATGGCTATTCTCATAATGATCGCTTTATCTTAAAAAAACGGCCCGAACTGGGGTCCCGTAGAGGGTATGCCGTTGGCGACGATGGTCCAGGTCACGTACCAGTAGGCGAAGGTCATGAAGCCGACGTAGAACCAGGCCTTGAGGTCGAACTTGCCGGACTCGATGCCCCACAGCGGGAAAATGTACTTTTGCGCGTATATCGCGATCGCGAGGATGAGGATCGAGAAGCTGCTATGAGCCCCGCTCAGCACGTACGGGCTCGAGATGAACCCCGCCAGGACGCCGAGGACCGCCGGTATGAGGGACATCTTGATACCCCTGAGGTGAAACGCGACCCTTTCGTCTTTCGTAGGCTCCTTAACTTCTACCATACATCCTCCGGTTCAAAAGCATAAGCATGTTACTAGCTTAAATTATTTTCTATACGGCGCACGTTTACTTTAATTTATATTTTACTTATTATATAAACATATGACTTCTCCGGGGCCGCGAACGTTTTATCATCATAGAAATAATATAGGGATGAAATAAAGTGTTCATTTCGGTGATATCATGAAGATAGCGATACTGGGCGGCACTGGGGACATAGGGGAGGGGCTGGCGTTGCGGCTGGCTCAAAAGCACCAGATCATCGTAGGGTCGAGGGAAGCTGAGAAGGCGCAGGATGCGGCGAATAATTATAACCGGCTCCTTAAAGAGAAAGGTTTGAAGGATGACATCCGGGGCATGACGAACCTGGACGCTACGAAGAACTCCGACGTGGTCATACTGGCCGTGAAGTACCAGTTCGCCATCCAGACGATCCAGTCGGTCGAGGGGGTGCTGGACGGGAAGGTCGTCGTAACGCCAATTGTTCCCATGTCCAAGCAGAAGCTGTGCTCCTATACCCCGCCGGAGCAGGGCAGCGCGGCGAAGCACATCTGCTCGGTCATGCCTCCGGAGATCCGGACCGTGGTGGCCTTCCAGACGCTCCCGGCGCCCAGGCTGGCCGACCTTAACGACCCGCTGGGCTTCGACGTGATCGTCTGCGCTGACGACGAGGAGGCAAAGAAGCTTGTCATGGGCCTGGTCTCCGACCTCGGCAACGTGCGCCCGCTGGACGGCGGCGGCCTGGAGGAGGCGAAGCTCGTGGAGTCCCTGACCCCGCTTCTCATTAACCTGGCCATCAAGAATAAGATGAAGCCTCTTTCGATCAAGTTCGTTTAATGGCGTTCCACCCGGGACAAAATTTTTATTTTTTCGCCCTTATTATTCAGCGTTGTGAGACGTGACGAGGCAGCCCTGTTAAAAAAATTGTACGAGCTTTTAGACGACGGTACGGGCTGGGAGGAGTGGTGGCCGGCCGATAGCGACTTCGAGCGCGTGGTGGGCTCTATTTTAATACAGCGTACCCGCTGGGAGAACGTGGACCGGGCCATAGCGGCGCTTAATAAGGAGGGCCTGCTGACGCCCCGGGCCCTGGCATCCTGCCCTTCGGGAAGGCTCGAAGAGCTCATAAGGCCCGCCGGGTTCTACCGCCAGAAGGCAGCCCGCCTCAGGGCGGTTGCCGGATACTTCTCGAGGTCCGGCGCCGGAAGCATCCCGACGGAAAAGCTGAGAGAAGAACTCCTGAGCCTGCCGGGCGTGGGCAACGAGACTGCGGACGTCATCATGCTCTACGTGGCCGGCCGCCCCCGTTTCGTCTTAGACGCCTATGCGAAGCGCATTTTAAAATGTGCCGGGATCATGGATGATCATGACGAGCTCCAGGCCCTGGCCAGGAAGGCGCTTTGCGATGACCTCGAGGCGCACCGTCGCTGCCACGCCCTGATCGTCGAGCATGGGAAGCGCTACTGTAATAAGAATGAGTGCGAAATGTGCCTTGTGAAAAGATATTTAGGATAGGGGCTCAAGATAGAGACAAATCACGATTACGAGTTGAACATCATGTCATCCACCAACGCTACAGACGAGGCATGCAACACCTGCAAAGACGGCAAGGGCTCCAGCAAGTGTGATATGTGCCCCTCGAAGGGGAAGCATGGCGACAAGCCCGCATGGGACGAGCGCATCATGAAGCGCCTGGCGACTATCAAGCACCGCATCGCCATCGTGAGCGGGAAGGGCGGAGTAGGCAAGAGCACCGTGACCGCGGGCCTTGCTCTGAACCTGTCCATGATGGGGTTCAAGGTCGGAGTACTGGACGCGGACGTCAGCGGCCCCAACATGCCCCACCTGCTGGG encodes:
- the npdG gene encoding NADPH-dependent F420 reductase, whose protein sequence is MKIAILGGTGDIGEGLALRLAQKHQIIVGSREAEKAQDAANNYNRLLKEKGLKDDIRGMTNLDATKNSDVVILAVKYQFAIQTIQSVEGVLDGKVVVTPIVPMSKQKLCSYTPPEQGSAAKHICSVMPPEIRTVVAFQTLPAPRLADLNDPLGFDVIVCADDEEAKKLVMGLVSDLGNVRPLDGGGLEEAKLVESLTPLLINLAIKNKMKPLSIKFV
- a CDS encoding ribosome biogenesis/translation initiation ATPase RLI, whose product is MRIAIIEKDRCHPRKCSSECIKYCPKVRTGDETVRIGDEGKAVISEELCVGCGICVKKCPTQAIMIIGLPDKLAGQLTHRYGGNGFALYGLPVPSRGRVSGILGVNGIGKTTAVKILSGQIMPNLGKSDTTWEDVYKFFAGSELQDYMRRVSKKEMKTAQKPQYIDLIPKAFKGKVIDLLRKTDERKIFDEVVKELDLGVILDRDISGLSGGELQRVAIAACAMREADFYFFDEVTPYLDIFQRIRMARMIKRMGEDKNIMVVEHDLAILDLLADVVHVAYGEPGGYGVITHPKGVRVGINEYLRGYLPEENIRIRPTPIEFEVKAPRPQKEVQALTAFPALTKTLGTFRLDVKGGELRKREVVGVVGPNGIGKSTFARLLAGELKPDKGELDFKVKISYKPQYVKADTEMSVGALLGSINKKFDTSYYNSEILVPMQIQRLMDCNVNELSGGELQRVAIAACLGKDADMFILDEPSAHLDVEQRTMATKVIKRFAENNDVTMLVIDHDIYMIDLLSDRLLVFDGEPGVSGEVHGPFEMREGMNRFLSNLDITFRRDEETRRPRVNKPESNLDREQKSIGEYYYMPQVE
- a CDS encoding endonuclease III domain-containing protein; this translates as MRRDEAALLKKLYELLDDGTGWEEWWPADSDFERVVGSILIQRTRWENVDRAIAALNKEGLLTPRALASCPSGRLEELIRPAGFYRQKAARLRAVAGYFSRSGAGSIPTEKLREELLSLPGVGNETADVIMLYVAGRPRFVLDAYAKRILKCAGIMDDHDELQALARKALCDDLEAHRRCHALIVEHGKRYCNKNECEMCLVKRYLG